CCTTGGCGGCGCAGTCGTGGAAGCCCTGAATCTCTTTGGCACAGACCGAGTCGCTGAACTCGTTCTGTCTCCAACACGCCATCATCAGCGACATCTCCGTGATGCAGGTGGCCTCTGCAAAGAACAAAGTCCTTGTGACCTTGGCTGGGCGGCCACGGAGGGGCTCAGGCGGCTGCCCGCCTTCGGGGGCGGCTCACGGAGGAGGCGCCGTTGCCATCGGGGAGCAGTCGgcgggtgcaggacactgttggaattgctgtggagaggagaggagaggaggccgaGCAGCCGGCGAGCTGGAGGGCGGGCCTCGGCGCGCCCGGGGCCggtcccgccccccctccccccggatgGGGCTCCTTACCGCCCAACTCCCGGCGCTGCTCCCCCACTCGGTTCCCTAAGACGAGGGGCTTGTTGGGCTTCAACACGGGCCTCCTCGGGTTCCCCAGCCGCGCCAGACGGCCCCGCAGGCTCGGCGTCGCCGACGCCGCCATGGCTGTCATGGCCGCCAAGCCCGtcatggccgccgccgccgccaccgccttcACTTCCCGGCAGCCACCGCGCGCCGCGGCGTCCTACGTCATCGCGTCGCCCTGCGTcgctcccccctcccactcccgtcCGTCGCCATGGTAGCGGGGCCCGAATTGCTGAGGAGGGAAgacgagaggggggagggggaggcagaggtcctgggatcgaatcccgcccccgccccttgtcagccgggtgactgtgggcctcagtcacctcatctgtaaaatggggagcctcatgtgggacaacccgatgacccggcatctcccccagcgcttagaacagtgctctgcacataggaagcgcttaacaaaaagcagggtgctcagtggaaagagccccggctgagtcagaggtcatgggttcgaatcccccatctgccacttgtcaactgggtgactgtgggcaagtcacttcacttcgctgggcctcagtcacctcatctgtaaaatggggagtaactgtgagcctcatgtgggacaacctgatgaccctgtatctcccccagcgcttagaacagtgctttgcacgtagtaagcacttaacaaataccaacattatcattattatctcatctgtaaaagggggggtgaagactgtgaggccccacatggggcaacctgattaccttgtatccccctccagggcttagaacagtgcttggcatattattattattattaataataatgttggtatttgttaagcgcttactaggtgcagagcactgttctaagcgctggggtagatacagagtaatcaggtgaggctcacagttaatccccattattattattgagaggggaggaggagcagggaagagaagagaggaggagggaagagaaggggaggaggaggagaagagaggagggaggagaggaggaggaggcatatcattattattattattattatcatcattattaagaggggaggaggagcagggaagagaagagaggaggagggaagagaaggggaggagaagaagagcagagggaggagagaaggagaggggaggaagtaagaggaggaggaggaggcatatcattatcattattattactgagaggggaggaggagcagggaagagaagagaggaggaaggaagaaaagggagaagaggaagaagagaagtgaggagggaggagagaaggagaggggaggaagtaagagaaggaggaggaggaggcatatcattattattattattattgagaggggaggaggagcagggaagagaagagaggaggagggaagaaaagggagaaggggaggaggagaggggaggaagtaagagaagagaggaggagggaggaaaagagaagaggaggagggaagataataataacggtatttgttaagctcttattatgtgtcaaacactcttctaagcgctgaggtagatacatggtaatcaggttgtcccacgtggggctcacagtcttaatccccattttgcacatgaggtgactgaggcccagagaagtgaagtgacttgccccaagtcacacagcagacagttggtggagttgggattagaacccatgtcctctgactccaaagcccgggctctttccgctgaaccccGATGCTTCTCTTTtctaagagaagggaggaggaggagggaagagaagggaggagggggagggagtggagaggaggagcagggaagaaaagagaagaggaggaggagaagagagaaggggaggagggaagagaggagggagggagtggagagttgTTGGagcaaggaagagaagagaggaggagggaagaaaagagagaaggggaggaggaggacaagagaggagggaagaaagaaggggaggaggagaggggagaagggaagagaaggggaagggagtggggatgaggagcagagaaggaaaaagagaaggggagaagaggaggaggagaagcagggaagagaagagaggaggagggaagaaaagaaagggaggagaaggacaagagaggagggaagaagggaggaggaagacaagagagaagggaagaagagaggggaggaggaaagagagggaggaggaggagggagagagtggggagggaggctgcAGCAGATCCTCCAGTTTCCTTGGAAATTCGAGTCGGAAAGCCGGGCTTCTCAGGTCCCCGGACCGGACCGCGGACCTCGGAGCCCGAGCCCGAAGGTGTCCCACCCCCGTAGGGGAGCGGCCCTGTGGACCCCTAGCAGCGGTCAAGGAAGGGAATGACATTTTAAACTTTAACAAAATTCAGCGTTTGGAAATTGGGATTCATTGAAATGCCCTGGGCTGCAAAGGACCTTCAATTCTTCCAGTTTGGGATTGTTTTGAAATGCTTCATCCTGAATTATTGGTTTTGTCTTGGGCCATAGCCTCCTTGCTTTCACTATTGGGCAACAGTTTTTGCTTTTCTcctccattaaactgtaaactccttgagggcagggactgtgtgttttactattttactctcccaggcaattaatacagtgagaagcagtgtggcctagtgaaatgagcagggacctgggagccagagggcctgggttctaaactcagccctGACACctgcttgctgtgaccttgggcaagtcactaaacttcttgtgtctccgtctcctcatctgtacagtgggattaattaaatatctattctcccgtCTCCTTTTGATCGATCCACGCTCGcggagtgcttaatgaattatgATGATCACAGGCCATGGGTACCCCCGTTTTGCTAAATAAAAAAGTACCCTGGCccaataatttattcattcattcaattattaagcacttactgtgtgcagagcattatactaagcacttgggaaagtacaatacaacaataaacactgacagtccttgcccacaacgagggcacggtctagatggggggagacagacaaaaatacacattaataaaattacagatatatacataagtgctgtggggctgggagggaggggaagagcaaagggagcaaatcaaggcctGACCTCATCTCAGGTGACCTGAGCTTTGAGGTTTCTCTGGGCACCTACTTTAATTTAGGGTTTATTTAGGGAAGGACAGACTTCTGACCattgcccgtctacttgttctattttgctgtcggcctcccccttttagactgtgagcccgttgttgggcagggattgtctctatctgttgccaaattgcacattccaagtgcttagtacagtgctctgcacacagtaagtgctcaatcaatacaattgaatgaatgaatgtaaaacctcccactccccacagTAGGGCCGGCCTCCTTGGTGAGGATCTGAACAAGCATTATCACAGCCCGGGCTGTGGACTAGGTAGGGTCTTCCAGGAATGCTTCATGGTGGAAGTGACCAGTGAGGAGAGCGTCGAAAAACAAAAAGGGGGAAGACATGGGGCAGGTAAGAATGAGATGGAAGCTATTCCATGTACAAAGGCCTCTATAACACTCTTCTAGAtggaccgagccccatgtgggacaggaccgacctgattaacttgtatctaccccagtgcttagaacagtgctcgacacttggatctgtgacctttggacattggatattcaccccacccccgaccccacagcatttatgtacatacctttaaattatatattggaaTTTTTTATtgatccatctccccctctagactaaaagctcgttatggacagggaatgcatctactaatTTGgttgtgctctactctcccaagctcttactatcccgttctgcatatagtaagcactcaataaataacatgaattgattgacccatagtaaacacttaaataccataattataatccgTATTATTATAAGGCACAGGTTGGGTACTTGAAGAGCCTCAAGTTATAGGGCAATGCCATTATATAGTTTCAGTGGGTTAAACGGTAGGTGGTTTAAAGAGTCCACCAAGACTTATGTTTTTAAATACAAATTcttatattattactatatccacCACGAGCAGAATGCTTTATATCCCTGCCGCTCATTGCTACTGTATTAAATACCAGAAAGGGGAAAATCACAAAGGACAACAAGGCTGGGGTACAGGCTAGGAAGGGAAGCATTTCAAACGCAtgtgcacaactgtttcttcctacaCCAAATCTATGTGTACCAACCTGTGGAGCTGATAGAACAGACTCAGGCTGTAGGAAGACCATCCCCTAATTCTTCCATCATGTCATGTCCAAATTCTATAATGAAAGCATGTATTAGAGCCAATGTAAACAGTATGTCCCCAAAAGGGGAGATGGAAAAGTATGTGTAGGGCCCAGTGTCTAAGCCAGGAGTGGCTAAGCCTCATGAAACCAAGAGCCACAGGCTGAAAATATAAATTGGCCACAAGTCATAGACTAAAAAAAATTCCTTAGCTGTAACAGAGGGgtcccaggaggagggggaagagaggggaaggggtggcgagaggtagtggagagagagagtcagtggCTGGAACCACACCCCTCCAGTCCTGCACGCGTGTGGACGGGGGAACCGCTGCAGTGGCCTAAGAGGTTGGAGGAGCAGCAGCTGGGGACAGCATACGCCGGCACTCGGTGAGAGCACACGGTAGCCTTTCACTGCTGCCGTGGTGGTAAAATAATCAGAGATGAAACATACGTAGCAAGGGAAGAGTGATACGTAGCTCACAGCCAAACTGAGGCCATCCCTGGGCTATGCATTTTGGCACTTATTGCCTGACCTTGATTTTGTGCTCCTCCAGCCCAGTGGGCTTAGACTGGGGAAAATAGTATAGATGCAATTGGCATCTCACATCCCTTCACAAGTGAACACTTCCCTTTCACTATGTTCCCTTTCTCTTAGGTTCCTCTGTAACTTTTCCTTGAGCTGAAACAGTATCCAtagtctgggggagagggggacatggAATATGGTGTTGGCAAAAtcaacatcaccttgccccctcctacctcattttgctactcccctactacgacccagcccacacacttcgctcctctaacgctaacctcctccctgtgcctcaatctcgcccatCTCGCCTCTGACACCTtgtccgtgtcctgcctctgacctggaatgccctccctcctcagatgtgacaatgactctcccccttattgaaggcacagctcctccaggaggccttccctgactgagcagcacccccttcctcttctcccactcccttctgcatcctccttgctccctctgttctttccctcctcttagccccgcaacacttgtgcacatatcggtaatttttttatctgtccccctccctttacactgtaagttggttgtgtttattgttgtactgtattctcccaagtgcttagtacagtgatccgcacaaggtaagcactcagtaaatgcaactgagtgaaggaatgaatgcagggGTAGGTGGAGAGGGGtcatctctcccccagctcccccaatcCCCAGCTGcaaatgaggagttctcttttaagGTCCAGGGGGTGGGAAGGCTACCGCTTTCCCCTAGGGCAGCCTTGGATATTTGCATTAAAATGTGTTAAATCCCTACCAAAATActcaaaaagaggaaatgaatatACCTTTATTACAAAAATGACACTTGagattaaaatataaaataacaCTGATGACAATGAACATGAAATCAATCCTTCAAACAGATCTTACTAACACTGCTTGAAATCTGGACACTGACAGCCTAAAAGTCACGCCTTGCCCTGGATAAAGCTGGGACTCTTTGCCTCTCTTTCCACAGACAACTTATAACACATTAAGGACCCAAAGTAAAGCAGGAATTGAGTAAGGGAAGCAATCTCATTCAAAAGAAGGAAAATCCTCTCCCAGTTCTTGCCTCCTCACTTTACTGCCCTGCTGCAAGGGGATCACAAGGTGTTAAATCAGTGTCACAGCGAAAACGCTGCCCTAATTCTGTTTTCAGTTGTACAGAAAAAAGGCATACCTATGCTAAACtctgacactttgctcctctcccttgaGGAGGTCAGTATACTCAATTCAAAGGTAGACTTCAGGACTGCTGATTACAGGGCAGCGAAGGGCAGTTGAAGGTTTCCAGCCTCATTAGCTGAGTGAGAATTCATAAATGATCAAAGCACTGATTTGTTCTTCGAAAGGGCTTTGGAAACGACAAAATGAGCTGTCTCACAGAGGGAGCTGGGGTAGTGAGAGAAGATCAGCGGGGATGAGTCTCTAATTTTTCTGGCTCTGTTGCCTTTTGCGCCCATACAAGACCGATTACGTTAAAAGGCTTTGTAACAGTTTATATTCTTCGCTTCAAGTGAAGTGCAGGACCTGCAgagagtgacctcgggcaagtcacttaacttctctgtgcctgttccctcaactggaaaatagggattcaatacctgttctcctacctaccttgagccctgtgtggaacagagactatgacttgattatcttatgtcttctgtagtgcttagcacacggtaaacAGTTAAATACCAGTTGCTGttatcatgaataataataataatgataaaaaaaatcacactcagCGCCCTGCCTCATTTTGATGGGCAATGATTTTTCCTTTGTGATAGAACAGTGCTAAGGAATTTGGCTAACTGATGGGAGGAGCAAGATTCAAATCAACAAAACCTTATAAGGAGCCTAAGGTTTCAAATGATGTTGGTTTGTGCATGTGTGCACTACGCTCATAAAATACCTAATTGTAGGTGCTGCTAAGAAAACTCCTTGAGTTTAACTTACCGGTGACCAGTGGAACACGATCTATAGTGTACGTGTAACTCTGTATGGCTGGTGTACACTACTAATGGCCTCGTGTTATTATAGTTGCCCCCGAAAGGACTCAGTAACCCCAAAATATTTCTCCCCAAATGGAGCCTTTTGCTGGGTGCATCGAAACCATTGGCTTAAAAGTAGAAAATGTGCTCATTTCCCAGGCCAGGCATAATTATTACCGTTTTATGCATTCAGTTCTCAGGAGCCAAATCTCCACCCTACACACATTTGGGATGTTTCATCTAAATTCCCACCTAGGAAACTAAAACATGTCGAACTGAATTCTCGTGGCTGGGAGCAGAATCTAGTCATCTTCAATCCCTGCCTAAACATTTATGTAGTGTCGCTGAAAAACTACCTGATTCCCCACCGTTCCTGAAGAGGGGCTTTTCTGGGGTGGATGAAATAGATCTGGGGAATTAGTATCTACCTGAAAAACCATGAGGAACTGAAAGGTACTGGGGAATGTAAGCTATACACTCGACTACTGCGTGATAGTGAGTTTTCTTTCATCTAGTTAtcacccttccccctttttttttggatAAATCGGACTTTTACTGTTCAAAAAGATGGAATCGAGGGAGAAAAAAGTTCATCAGGCacacagaaaggcagagaaattaagctgtctttgaggaggaggagggaaggggagcctaGCCACGGATAGATATGTGACTACAATTTGGGTCCTAATTGGAAGTCTAAATTCCAGTACCCAAACTCCAGGAAATGTCTTGAGTGCTTTTCGTCTTGCCTCCAACAGATCTGATTCCTAAGGAACCGGCCTGTCATTTTCACTCCTCTCACTTTTTAATAAATTAGACTAAGGATTTCCAGGCGTTAATTTTTCATTTCTGAATCTCTGGTTGGGTGAAGTGCCGATGTGACAATACTTCTGCTCTGCCGGCATgacatggggaggagggagatgtccAAGCCAGGCCTCAGCCCTGAAGCCGAAGGGGGTGATTTCTTAACATCCAAAAAGCATGCTCTGTGATCCAGAGCAGAAATACAGAGAATGTGAAAGGTAATGTGCAAAATCCAGCCAGATGAGGCAGCCATGAAAAAGTAAAAAGGtttgaatggaaaaataaataaaacaagaaaaaaaaaagacaaagtgaAAAATTTGAATGAAACCTTTGAATGAAAGGCTTTTAAACTGTCACAACTGGAAAGGATTTTGTATAGGCACCAGTGGAACAAGTTAAAAAGCAAAAAGCAGGATGGGAAAGGTTCTGATGGGGAAGAAAGTGTGAAGGAAAAAGCTTTACTTGTGATGAGGCCCAAATGACCCATTCCAAAATTTCTTTCATCTGTCCCTCGAGGAATGAATTCttacatggcgtagtggctacagcacaggtctcggagtcagaagattatgggttctaattctgcctccgccacttgtctgctgtgtgaccttgggaaagtcacttcacttctctgtgcctcagttacctcatctataaaacaggaatCGAGACCGTaaggcccacgtgagacagggactgggtccaacccgatttatccaccccagtgcttagaacagtgcctggcacataacaaacacttaaataccataataataataatttctattattattattaaactgctaACTTTTGGTCTCATCTCAGAGGATGAAGAGACTGGAGAGATAACTGGTCTTTTATGTAATTCTCCCCAACTCTGGTGATCAGCACCGTCAAACCAATTAGGTTGTTTCAGTCTGGGGCCTGGGGGGTGCCAAGAAGGGGTTGCCTCCTGTCACTGAATAAACCGACCTGAATTCCTCGCTTACTGAGGAGATGTTGGCCCTGCTATCCTTGGTTGAAAAGCCACTTTCAGAGCCACCCGAGTGTGTGGGTTTGGCAGGTAGATTTGAAAACGAGAAGGAACAGGGAACAAATTCTCCTCTCACTGTAAGAGAAACAGCGTCCAAAGTTCACTGGGATGTCTGGGCTCTCAGGTGAGGTTTTAGTTGGCCAATAGCATCCTGACTGTCTCCCGGACAAAGTAAAGCACAATCAGGAAGGGGGTCGGAGATGCTGGTGTCTCTTGAGGAAGATCTCATGCATGTAATCCCAAAATCTTCCCTGAT
This portion of the Ornithorhynchus anatinus isolate Pmale09 chromosome 3, mOrnAna1.pri.v4, whole genome shotgun sequence genome encodes:
- the CHCHD1 gene encoding coiled-coil-helix-coiled-coil-helix domain-containing protein 1, giving the protein MTGLAAMTAMAASATPSLRGRLARLGNPRRPVLKPNKPLVLGNRVGEQRRELGEATCITEMSLMMACWRQNEFSDSVCAKEIQGFHDCAAKAEVERKLKAKQDSQGSSGGLSPKQVNKLLQRFPNISFVA